One Aegilops tauschii subsp. strangulata cultivar AL8/78 chromosome 7, Aet v6.0, whole genome shotgun sequence genomic window carries:
- the LOC109738447 gene encoding uncharacterized protein isoform X2 translates to MGKGLVRVCCQGPFLLRIGRPSSFSYISSKYSSEWKDVEPTRTAGDGGEEDTINGAVRTIHSSMRLARGDHWTAHGRRVPKSFTHETPMIDGAGPNQT, encoded by the exons ATGGGAAAG GGGTTAGTTAGGGTTTGTTGTCAGGGTCCATTCCTCCTTCGGATTGGCCGTCCTTCCTCTTTCAG CTATATATCATCCAAGTACAGTTCCGAGTGGAAGGACGTCGAGCCGACGAGAACCGCTGGTGATGGTGGTGAGGAGGACACCATCAACGGAGCGGTGAGGACGATTCACAGCTCAATGCGCTTGGCGAGGGGAGACCATTGGACGGCCCACGGTCGCCGTGTCCCAAAGAG TTTTACTCATGAGACGCCGATGATTGATGGAGCAGGACCTAACCAAACTTGA